In one window of Brenneria goodwinii DNA:
- a CDS encoding autotransporter outer membrane beta-barrel domain-containing protein — MSLFITDDVQPHTSNLGEINQSKRSVQTRRSALSMSVFAALLGAGWPVAAFPATFDRVITGVQEADSQYDIGAGDGGEWVYKFQDGDTIATATNKIEDSYALNIRNGSSPVILQAGDNGAGRLNMSTQRAEVGAWGTAMAINVEQGSLTVNGATSVYAQSDDATPLSSSIGIRLYQSTAVFNGDTTIRTSTPGYSQGLWVYQSDVTINGDTAITTQARGESTTGIYNSGGGRSSIRLNGDANITAYGLWPSDNVHGIYNNNANSKLFISGSLDLAATSNGSTVFGIRNQGQLAVRGDATIVAGGPRSAFGIANTYRTARMSFDGDVAISVTNSTGYTPWGLPSAIENVYGRGASINFAQGVNATIATAAQAHAVHNSGIINFLSERDTVMLSASSTCDVCLVYGVRNIGGLINFAGGLDADVSATGEGAAYLIHNIATDGQSGEVRVNKAGQARVSLDGDIVTGSVTNGDGNTFNGITDITLSGADAYLRGRVLGYQDSDISDTLNYHTGATALNFSKGARWIPTAGGDDVNDFGSGGLTLGAGGIIDMASGWGAFSPGSVPAYRLRTLQIDSSTGNAAVTIEDGAQILLLSDIRHGQADQIVFGGGIARFDASGTQHIGVVYDPVLDDTSWVNEATLQTGKQIDAAADITVIDASQAAGGTASLNNVAGLEAGWSQNYENDLVAFTYTPTLERSEDGSQVRLTGINIHGNGSVTASAANVGTLLLDNIDDASVEASNIAINSHNAYRIADDGIRPSETVLTAADAADSLLGLWIQSFEAARLSGARAFVDADAPHMWINAGGSQRKVDTAYARHYRQDIQTVTLGGERSIDLDTSALILGASVTQGRSTSRYEQGRGNLTSLGVNLYGGVVGDHGGYLRFGAGTTRLRNNYHATDSQRRYSAGNLRTNAFMTAIETGYPFPLSPSLSLQPQASIATGVLQGDRHQTSTGVSMEMKRTAVTLAKAGATLVYRTRGNALDHEFYLRALRTQTYGGDINVVATKNGGRISPHSGPSQRSGHEITFGTSMTFNKPQLRMFIEIGRERSSGVTGDWTGIVGVHYRW, encoded by the coding sequence ATGAGCTTATTCATCACGGATGATGTGCAACCGCATACGTCCAATTTAGGGGAAATCAACCAAAGCAAGCGGTCCGTGCAGACGCGCCGCTCGGCGCTTTCCATGTCGGTGTTTGCGGCGTTGTTGGGGGCAGGATGGCCGGTCGCCGCATTTCCGGCCACGTTCGATCGGGTTATCACCGGCGTGCAGGAAGCCGATTCGCAATATGATATCGGCGCCGGCGACGGCGGCGAATGGGTCTATAAATTCCAGGATGGCGATACCATCGCCACCGCGACCAACAAAATCGAAGACAGTTACGCGCTCAACATACGGAACGGAAGTTCGCCGGTGATCTTGCAGGCGGGAGACAACGGCGCCGGCCGGTTAAACATGTCGACCCAGCGCGCGGAGGTAGGAGCCTGGGGCACCGCCATGGCCATCAACGTTGAGCAGGGCAGCCTGACCGTGAACGGCGCGACTTCGGTCTACGCCCAGTCTGACGACGCGACGCCGTTGAGTTCCTCCATCGGCATCCGCCTCTACCAGAGCACCGCCGTTTTCAACGGCGATACGACGATTCGCACCTCTACGCCGGGCTATTCGCAGGGGCTGTGGGTGTACCAAAGCGACGTTACGATCAACGGCGACACCGCGATCACCACACAGGCGCGGGGCGAATCGACGACGGGTATCTACAATTCCGGGGGCGGAAGAAGCAGCATCAGGCTTAATGGAGACGCAAATATTACGGCCTACGGCCTATGGCCCAGCGATAATGTCCACGGCATCTATAACAATAACGCCAATAGTAAACTCTTCATCAGTGGTTCGCTGGATCTGGCGGCGACCTCCAACGGTTCCACCGTATTCGGCATTCGTAACCAGGGGCAGCTCGCAGTGAGAGGCGACGCCACGATCGTCGCCGGGGGACCGCGTTCGGCTTTCGGCATCGCCAATACCTACCGTACCGCACGGATGAGCTTCGACGGCGATGTCGCCATTTCGGTGACCAACAGCACCGGCTATACCCCGTGGGGACTGCCTTCCGCCATTGAGAATGTCTATGGCCGCGGCGCATCGATCAATTTCGCTCAGGGCGTGAACGCGACGATCGCTACGGCGGCTCAGGCTCATGCCGTCCACAATAGCGGTATCATTAATTTCCTCTCCGAACGCGACACCGTAATGTTAAGCGCGAGTTCGACCTGTGATGTCTGTCTGGTGTACGGCGTGAGAAACATCGGCGGTTTAATCAATTTTGCCGGCGGGCTGGATGCCGATGTTTCCGCGACAGGAGAAGGGGCGGCTTACCTGATCCACAATATCGCGACTGACGGGCAGTCCGGCGAGGTTCGCGTGAATAAGGCGGGCCAAGCGCGGGTGAGTCTGGACGGCGATATCGTCACCGGCAGCGTGACGAATGGCGACGGAAACACCTTCAACGGCATCACCGACATTACCTTGTCCGGCGCCGACGCTTATCTGCGCGGGCGCGTACTCGGTTATCAGGATTCGGATATTTCCGATACGTTGAATTACCACACTGGCGCCACGGCGCTGAATTTCTCCAAAGGCGCGCGTTGGATACCCACCGCCGGCGGGGATGACGTCAACGATTTCGGCTCCGGCGGCCTGACGCTCGGCGCGGGCGGCATCATCGATATGGCGTCCGGCTGGGGCGCGTTCTCGCCTGGCTCCGTACCGGCCTACAGATTGCGCACGCTGCAAATCGACAGTTCAACCGGCAACGCGGCGGTGACCATTGAGGACGGCGCCCAAATTCTGCTACTCAGCGATATTCGCCACGGACAGGCCGACCAGATCGTCTTTGGCGGCGGGATCGCGCGTTTTGACGCTTCCGGCACGCAACACATTGGCGTGGTCTACGATCCGGTACTCGACGATACCTCATGGGTTAATGAAGCCACGTTACAAACAGGCAAACAAATTGATGCCGCGGCGGATATTACGGTTATTGACGCCAGTCAGGCCGCCGGCGGAACCGCCAGTCTAAATAACGTTGCCGGTCTGGAAGCGGGATGGTCGCAGAATTATGAGAACGATTTGGTGGCGTTCACCTATACCCCGACGCTTGAACGCTCGGAGGACGGAAGCCAAGTGCGGCTTACCGGCATCAATATTCATGGCAACGGTTCGGTGACGGCCAGCGCGGCGAACGTCGGCACTTTGCTCCTTGATAATATTGATGACGCTAGCGTCGAAGCAAGCAACATCGCCATTAATAGTCATAACGCCTACAGGATAGCCGACGACGGGATCCGCCCGTCCGAAACGGTGTTGACCGCCGCCGACGCCGCCGATAGCCTGCTGGGACTGTGGATACAGTCGTTCGAAGCCGCTCGGCTGTCCGGCGCGCGGGCATTTGTCGATGCCGACGCCCCGCATATGTGGATCAATGCCGGCGGTAGCCAGCGTAAAGTGGATACCGCGTATGCAAGACATTACCGCCAGGATATCCAGACCGTGACGCTCGGCGGCGAGCGGAGCATCGACCTGGACACATCGGCATTAATACTGGGCGCGAGCGTCACGCAGGGGCGTTCGACAAGCCGGTATGAACAAGGCCGCGGAAACCTTACCTCGCTAGGGGTCAACCTCTATGGCGGCGTCGTCGGCGACCATGGCGGCTATCTGCGGTTCGGCGCGGGTACCACCCGCCTGCGCAATAACTACCATGCTACCGACAGCCAAAGACGCTACAGCGCCGGCAATTTGCGCACCAATGCCTTCATGACCGCGATCGAAACGGGCTATCCATTCCCGCTAAGCCCATCGCTGTCCCTGCAACCGCAGGCTTCCATCGCTACCGGCGTGCTGCAAGGCGATCGCCATCAGACGTCGACCGGCGTGTCGATGGAGATGAAACGCACGGCGGTGACCCTTGCCAAAGCGGGCGCGACGCTCGTTTACCGCACCCGCGGGAACGCACTGGACCATGAATTCTATCTCCGGGCGCTACGCACCCAGACCTACGGCGGCGATATTAATGTTGTGGCGACCAAGAACGGCGGGCGGATATCGCCTCATTCCGGCCCGTCGCAGCGCAGCGGTCACGAAATAACCTTCGGCACATCCATGACGTTTAATAAACCACAGCTCCGCATGTTCATCGAGATAGGCAGGGAACGATCTTCCGGCGTGACCGGAGATTGGACCGGCATTGTCGGTGTTCACTACCGCTGGTAG
- the nifL gene encoding nitrogen fixation negative regulator NifL gives MSSSLILDDVQLITSSFGGKGLHAAVFHTVVEQSSVAISITDPQANIVYVNPAFCELSGYTRQTLIGANHNLLSSRHTPESVYRSMWETITTGDSWSGQLINRRRDSSLYLAEVTISPIVNAQGEIEHYLGMHKNISERYALAQRVRNQMTLISAVLNNIPAAVVVVDERQKIVMDNLAYKTLSADCEGQEPLVLLDCLNQAEPSAMLPLTIRGSQRWFSVSNWPLHAVNEEASLYFTDNAPPRQLVVIVDCTEQQRRMTQERRTQLERQINVNKMMAAIRETLDAALIQLSCPLNMLSAALRLNPDADSIALRAAWNEGKEAVARLTACRPSMNHEPPDSWPVIGMMADLAELYQYRLSNIGKLVWSCSAPDLTLRVQRTLVLTALSLWLDRCLILPVREDGEAMIEIRASRQCHQIRFAVCDNLPTSMQDAPHPMVEILATGQCMELRLIQMIMSQLRGTVSVENLSSGATRMTLALPLDGLYLTGTDTLGG, from the coding sequence ATGAGTTCATCATTAATCTTGGACGATGTGCAGTTGATTACATCATCTTTCGGGGGAAAGGGGTTGCATGCGGCAGTGTTCCATACCGTCGTAGAGCAATCCTCTGTTGCTATTTCGATTACCGATCCGCAGGCGAATATTGTCTATGTCAACCCGGCATTCTGCGAACTGAGCGGCTACACGCGGCAGACGCTGATCGGCGCCAATCACAATCTGTTGTCCAGCCGGCATACGCCGGAATCGGTTTATCGCTCCATGTGGGAGACGATTACAACGGGCGACTCCTGGAGCGGTCAGTTGATTAACCGGCGCCGCGACTCTTCGCTTTATCTGGCTGAAGTCACCATTTCCCCTATCGTCAATGCGCAGGGGGAAATCGAACACTATCTCGGCATGCATAAGAATATCAGCGAACGTTACGCGCTGGCGCAGCGGGTACGTAATCAGATGACGCTGATTTCCGCCGTGCTGAACAATATCCCGGCAGCGGTAGTGGTCGTGGATGAGCGGCAAAAAATCGTGATGGACAACCTGGCTTATAAAACGCTCAGCGCCGACTGCGAAGGTCAGGAGCCGCTGGTATTACTGGATTGCCTGAATCAGGCGGAGCCTTCCGCCATGCTGCCGCTGACGATCCGCGGGTCGCAGCGCTGGTTTTCGGTCAGCAATTGGCCGCTGCATGCGGTTAATGAAGAGGCCAGTCTCTATTTCACCGACAACGCGCCCCCGCGGCAGCTTGTGGTGATCGTCGATTGCACGGAACAGCAGCGGCGGATGACGCAGGAGCGGCGCACCCAGCTCGAACGGCAAATCAATGTCAACAAGATGATGGCGGCGATCCGGGAAACGCTGGATGCGGCGTTAATCCAGCTCAGCTGTCCGCTGAATATGCTGTCCGCCGCTTTGCGTCTGAATCCCGATGCCGATAGTATCGCGCTGCGGGCGGCCTGGAATGAAGGCAAAGAAGCGGTTGCGCGCTTAACGGCATGCCGTCCCTCCATGAATCATGAACCGCCGGACAGTTGGCCGGTGATCGGCATGATGGCGGATCTGGCGGAACTCTACCAATATCGTCTGAGCAACATCGGCAAACTGGTGTGGTCCTGCTCCGCGCCCGATTTAACCCTGCGCGTTCAGCGCACGCTGGTTCTTACCGCGCTCAGCCTGTGGCTCGATCGTTGCCTGATTTTGCCCGTCAGGGAAGACGGTGAAGCGATGATTGAGATTCGGGCCAGCCGGCAGTGTCACCAGATACGCTTTGCCGTCTGCGACAACCTGCCGACATCCATGCAGGACGCGCCGCATCCCATGGTGGAAATTTTGGCGACAGGCCAGTGCATGGAACTGCGCCTGATTCAGATGATCATGTCGCAGTTACGCGGCACGGTCAGCGTAGAAAACCTGTCATCGGGCGCCACACGGATGACGCTTGCTCTGCCGCTTGATGGTTTATACCTTACCGGCACCGATACCCTGGGAGGATAA
- the nifA gene encoding nif-specific transcriptional activator NifA, with translation MPHFPTTERVSRRLDLQQQMAALHKISVALSHSLDLQQTLEAMIQVLHDHAFMQYGMVCLFDKDRSSLFIEALQGSDTQVIKGGRSVRYRVGEGILGSVMSQRTSLVLPRVSDDPRFLDRLNLYDYALPFICVPIPGPDEMPLGVLAAQPMELHEDRLPSSTRFLEMVANLIAQTVRLICHAKGESEALRTERDSLRRKVQQQYGFDNIVGKSQSMRHIFDLMRQVSRWDTTVLIRGESGTGKEMIANAIHYNSPRAGTPFVKFNCAALPDSLLESELFGHEKGAFTGAVKQRKGRFELADGGTLFLDEIGESSASFQTKLLRILQEGEMERVGGDETLRVDVRIIAATNRNLEDEVRAGNFREDLYYRLNVMPIFLPPLRDRLEDVPDLAQFLLTKLSKRQGRALHISDGALRLLMNYDWPGNVRELENCLERAAVMAEDGLIDRDVILFNYKENALMPLNRAKTNDAVANAGNEPNIENIQDERQRLIAALERTGWVQAKAARLLGMTPRQVAYRIQIMNINMQRI, from the coding sequence ATGCCTCATTTTCCAACGACAGAACGCGTTTCCCGCCGCTTAGATCTGCAACAGCAGATGGCCGCGCTGCATAAAATCAGCGTAGCGCTGAGTCATTCACTGGATTTGCAACAGACGCTGGAGGCGATGATCCAGGTGCTGCACGACCATGCGTTTATGCAATATGGCATGGTGTGCCTGTTTGATAAAGACCGTTCGTCGCTGTTTATTGAGGCATTGCAGGGGTCTGATACCCAGGTTATCAAAGGGGGACGGAGCGTTCGCTATCGGGTGGGGGAAGGTATTTTAGGCTCGGTGATGAGCCAGCGAACCTCGCTGGTTTTGCCTCGCGTGTCGGATGATCCGCGTTTTCTGGATCGGCTCAACCTTTACGATTACGCTCTGCCTTTTATCTGCGTTCCCATCCCCGGGCCGGATGAGATGCCATTGGGCGTTTTAGCCGCGCAACCCATGGAACTGCATGAAGATCGCCTGCCTTCCAGCACCCGTTTTCTGGAAATGGTGGCCAATCTGATCGCGCAAACCGTCCGTTTGATCTGTCATGCCAAAGGCGAAAGCGAGGCGCTTCGCACCGAGCGCGATAGCCTGCGCAGAAAGGTTCAGCAGCAGTACGGTTTTGACAATATTGTCGGGAAAAGTCAGTCGATGCGGCATATTTTCGACCTGATGCGCCAGGTATCGCGCTGGGATACCACCGTATTGATTCGCGGCGAAAGTGGAACGGGTAAAGAGATGATCGCCAACGCCATCCACTACAACTCGCCACGCGCCGGCACGCCGTTTGTGAAGTTTAACTGCGCCGCGCTGCCTGATTCACTGCTGGAAAGCGAACTGTTCGGCCATGAGAAAGGCGCGTTTACCGGCGCGGTTAAACAACGAAAAGGGCGCTTTGAACTGGCGGACGGCGGAACGCTGTTTTTGGATGAAATCGGCGAGAGCAGCGCGTCGTTCCAGACCAAACTGCTGCGGATCCTGCAGGAAGGAGAAATGGAGCGGGTAGGCGGCGATGAAACGCTGCGCGTGGATGTGCGCATTATCGCCGCGACCAATCGTAATCTGGAAGATGAAGTCCGCGCGGGCAACTTTCGCGAAGATCTCTATTACCGCCTGAATGTCATGCCGATCTTTCTGCCGCCGCTACGGGATCGGCTTGAAGATGTGCCCGATCTGGCCCAGTTCCTGTTGACCAAACTGAGTAAACGGCAAGGGCGGGCGCTGCACATCAGCGACGGGGCGTTGCGGCTGTTGATGAACTATGACTGGCCGGGCAACGTGCGCGAACTGGAGAACTGTCTGGAGCGAGCGGCGGTAATGGCCGAGGACGGCTTGATAGACCGCGACGTGATCCTGTTCAACTACAAGGAAAATGCCCTGATGCCGCTCAACCGCGCCAAAACCAATGACGCGGTAGCGAATGCCGGCAACGAACCGAACATTGAAAATATCCAGGATGAACGGCAGCGTTTGATCGCCGCATTGGAACGCACCGGTTGGGTGCAGGCCAAAGCGGCCCGTTTACTGGGGATGACGCCGCGCCAGGTGGCTTACCGCATTCAGATCATGAACATCAACATGCAGCGTATTTAA
- the nifB gene encoding nitrogenase cofactor biosynthesis protein NifB, whose protein sequence is MANNASFSGKRSCGPMNTAHFTPLQADKISRHPCYSPLAHHRYARMHLAVAPACNLQCNYCNRKYDCSNESRPGVVSELLSPEQAIAKAKYVASQIPQLSVIGIAGPGDPLANIARTFKTLEGLRAEMPDIKLCLSTNGLMLPDVVDRLIDVGVDHVTVTVNAIDAVIAEKIYDHLWYEGDKLQGRIAADLLIERQGEGIRKLAERGIMVKVNSVLIPDINAAHLNDVSLQARQWGAVLHNVMPLIAKPEHGTRFGLAGVREPDTNELGEVRSQCGRHMPQMAHCHQCRADAIGMLGDDRSQEFPLSSLPPQSEPMLPSLFRRASIQASIATQGESEEPDACLVAVATGKGDVIDQHFGHADRFHIFSISKAGIIPLGERFTQRYCQGPDDCGEDEPEDRLERVIALLSDVKAVFCARIGLTPWQRLESEGIEPYVNGAWQPVRETLEQWRAERIPPEVNQKGVA, encoded by the coding sequence ATGGCAAATAACGCATCATTTTCAGGCAAGCGTTCATGCGGGCCGATGAACACGGCTCACTTTACACCTTTACAGGCGGATAAAATTTCCCGCCATCCGTGTTACTCACCGCTGGCGCATCACCGCTATGCACGTATGCATCTGGCCGTGGCGCCAGCCTGCAATCTGCAGTGCAATTACTGTAACCGGAAGTATGATTGCAGTAACGAATCCCGTCCCGGCGTGGTTTCTGAGCTGCTGTCGCCTGAACAGGCCATCGCCAAAGCCAAATATGTCGCCTCCCAGATCCCCCAGCTATCGGTTATCGGTATCGCGGGACCGGGCGATCCGCTAGCCAATATCGCCCGAACGTTCAAAACGCTGGAAGGGTTGCGTGCGGAAATGCCGGATATCAAACTGTGTCTATCGACCAATGGACTGATGCTCCCTGACGTGGTCGATCGACTGATTGACGTAGGGGTCGATCACGTTACCGTAACGGTCAATGCGATCGATGCCGTCATCGCCGAAAAAATCTACGACCACCTGTGGTATGAAGGGGACAAGCTGCAAGGGCGCATAGCCGCCGATTTGCTGATAGAGCGGCAGGGTGAGGGGATCCGCAAACTGGCCGAACGCGGCATCATGGTGAAGGTGAACTCGGTGCTGATCCCGGACATCAATGCCGCGCATCTGAATGACGTCAGTTTGCAGGCCCGTCAGTGGGGTGCCGTGCTGCATAACGTCATGCCGCTGATTGCCAAGCCGGAACACGGCACACGGTTTGGTTTGGCAGGCGTACGCGAACCCGATACGAATGAACTTGGGGAAGTGCGCAGCCAGTGTGGCCGCCATATGCCGCAGATGGCGCACTGTCATCAATGCCGTGCCGATGCGATCGGCATGCTGGGCGATGACCGTAGCCAGGAGTTTCCGCTATCATCGTTACCGCCGCAATCCGAACCGATGTTGCCTTCACTGTTTCGCCGGGCCAGCATTCAGGCCAGCATTGCAACGCAGGGAGAGTCGGAAGAGCCTGACGCCTGTCTGGTGGCGGTGGCAACCGGGAAAGGCGATGTAATTGATCAGCATTTTGGTCATGCGGATCGCTTTCATATTTTCAGCATTTCCAAAGCCGGCATCATTCCGCTGGGCGAGCGCTTTACCCAACGCTATTGCCAGGGGCCGGATGACTGCGGCGAAGATGAACCCGAAGATCGCCTCGAACGGGTTATCGCGCTGCTGTCTGACGTAAAGGCGGTCTTTTGCGCCCGTATCGGCCTGACGCCCTGGCAGCGTCTGGAGTCCGAAGGGATAGAGCCTTACGTCAACGGTGCCTGGCAACCCGTACGTGAAACGCTTGAACAGTGGCGCGCCGAGCGTATCCCGCCGGAGGTAAACCAGAAGGGAGTGGCGTAA
- a CDS encoding nitrogen fixation protein NifQ, with the protein MGQTPEIWLRYLVDNHLRGLSRFPTRMNLDDGAWQALLQRLELTETARPEYLHQQDELLSSLLMPRRQECEQLADWLSQYMAEQAAPMHLLIASASMGFNHLWQDLGLASRAQLRELMTVCFTPLVAMNDKNMRWKKFFYRQVCLTQDGELMCRSPSCESCSEIDFCFSPED; encoded by the coding sequence ATGGGCCAGACACCGGAGATATGGTTACGTTACCTGGTCGACAATCACCTACGCGGTCTGTCCCGGTTTCCGACGCGGATGAATCTGGACGATGGCGCCTGGCAGGCGTTGCTACAGCGGCTGGAACTGACTGAAACGGCACGGCCCGAGTATTTGCATCAGCAGGATGAACTGTTGAGCAGCTTATTGATGCCGCGTCGTCAGGAATGCGAGCAGCTTGCCGACTGGCTCTCTCAATACATGGCGGAGCAGGCCGCGCCGATGCATCTTTTAATCGCCAGCGCATCAATGGGGTTTAATCATCTGTGGCAGGATTTAGGCCTGGCTTCACGCGCGCAGCTGCGGGAGTTAATGACGGTCTGTTTTACGCCGCTGGTTGCCATGAATGACAAAAATATGCGTTGGAAAAAATTTTTCTATCGGCAGGTTTGCCTGACGCAGGATGGGGAACTAATGTGCCGTTCGCCATCCTGCGAAAGCTGTAGTGAAATTGATTTCTGCTTCTCGCCTGAAGACTGA